One part of the Alligator mississippiensis isolate rAllMis1 chromosome 3, rAllMis1, whole genome shotgun sequence genome encodes these proteins:
- the CATSPERD gene encoding cation channel sperm-associated auxiliary subunit delta, giving the protein MQSYWLVPLWLLIHLIVGGGHCSVCNWRESFSVKLSLSQKQVSGTVLQFAADEPHLLQHPCTDENLWGGPGPALYLGERVFFSKDGFESSLLPLSIPSELVSPTALVSAATFVKKNQMAMVINGRVYLYIFADEEKWQPAEGIHSPVMDLSNTYCCFSWQDPICDNVSMTLFAYATGHSVSESQIFLSENGGFTFRLMKLKSALQNVLLGVYNFISLSVTGLLINNTQEDEGKGHGAYFIYINWKKSHEVYRSSTAFQLVSKEGASIHNIQHPSLRGYIIIWTKSTLMLSFNNGLITEAATILPTEEFPGTSLPNTSLFHVAISTSEIAVFTQENQLFYGVLGMFSTSMVLTETMNTTDLGCCVLLFERTGILTLLRPIHNNDSHIYNFQKCTYNMQSLLMNKLHPMQYCILEVLSGNFHNKVFYIDMYQRLNFTATFVPKRGTGAFPLVTVSNPHVLSFQARVVQDGYTHDGNTKYSLSILLMQQRFSDMAEPHFWAGLLEGGVSILNVDSPKKGVFCADILPLSAFIHVGCPPMKQIRLFKNATACSKELFHQDLLRNNFTYIISHDIYDPEFLARQNLEQSDLRIQYDYEMLGCPLLVYHDDPWLPVLELWENSEFVEYVSADFVMFEVNGIHNYDYLLTAVEANCISQPQNWTSLLKEQDSPDPNTAWNRKNYVNCENPNGPKLVSPSAKYQVLGGKTKNKIIFSQYNGLYIFKAIVVDNFYSYCELSTYFCVYVYGALPSSYINPWVALTVFLTIIFISILMGYILPTLSLIKIPSKVKIS; this is encoded by the coding sequence ATGCAAAGTTATTGGCTGGTCCCACTCTGGCTGTTGATACATCTTATAGTTGGAGGTGGTCACTGCTCTGTTTGCAATTGGAGGGAGTCGTTCTCAGTTAAACTCTCCCTTTCCCAGAAGCAGGTGTCGGGCACTGTCCTTCAGTTCGCTGCCGATGAGCCCCACCTTCTGCAACACCCTTGTACAGACGAGAACCTCTGGGGAGGTCCTGGTCCAGCCCTGTATTTGGGGGAAAGAGTTTTCTTCAGCAAAGATGGCTTTGAGAGCAGCCTCCTACCACTTTCCATCCCCAGTGAGTTAGTGAGTCCAACAGCCTTAGTCAGTGCTGCCACCTTTGTGAAGAAAAATCAGATGGCAATGGTGATAAATGGTAGGGTCTATCTCTATATCTTTGCAGATGAGGAGAAATGGCAACCAGCAGAGGGGATCCATTCCCCAGTCATGGACCTCTCCAACAcctactgctgcttctcctggcaGGACCCGATCTGTGACAACGTCAGCATGACTCTTTTTGCCTATGCGACTGGGCATTCAGTCTCTGAGAGCCAAATCTTCCTATCAGAAAATGGGGGTTTCACTTTTAGACTTATGAAGTTAAAATCAGCTCTACAAAATGTGCTGCTTGGTGTCTATAATTTTATTTCCCTCTCTGTTACTGGGTTACTAATCAACAATACCCAAGAGGATGAAGGAAAAGGACATGGGGCTTATTTTATATACATTAACTGGAAGAAGAGCCACGAGGTCTATCGCAGCTCCACAGCCTTCCAGCTGGTTTCCAAAGAAGGTGCTTCTATCCATAATATCCAGCACCCTAGCCTGAGGGGCTACATCATTATCTGGACCAAAAGTACCCTGATGCTTTCCTTCAACAATGGCCTGATTACAGAAGCAGCGACTATTCTGCCCACAGAAGAGTTTCCAGGCACTTCTCTCCCTAATACTTCTCTATTCCATGTAGCCATCAGCACTTCTGAGATTGCAGTCTTCACCCAGGAGAACCAGCTTTTCTATGGCGTTCTTGGCATGTTTTCCACTTCCATGGTACTTACAGAAACAATGAACACCACAGATTTAGGCTGTTGTGTGTTGCTGTTTGAAAGGACAGGAATACTGACATTGCTCAGACCCATCCATAACAATGATTCCCACATATATAACTTCCAGAAATGCACCTATAATATGCAGTCACTGCTCATGAACAAGTTACATCCCATGCAGTATTGTATACTGGAGGTCCTTAGCGGCAACTTTCATAACAAGGTTTTTTACATTGATATGTACCAGAGGCTGAACTTCACTGCTACCTTTGTACCCAAACGTGGTACTGGGGCCTTTCCTCTGGTGACTGTGAGCAATCCCCATGTGCTGAGTTTCCAGGCACGTGTGGTACAGGATGGGTACACACATGACGGGAATACCAAGTATAGTTTAAGCATACTGCTGATGCAGCAACGCTTCTCTgacatggcagagccccacttCTGGGCTGGCTTACTTGAGGGTGGTGTGTCTATCCTCAATGTGGATTCTCCCAAGAAAGGTGTTTTTTGTGCTGACATACTTCCTTTGTCTGCATTTATTCATGTAGGTTGCCCACCTATGAAACAGattagactttttaaaaatgcaactgCTTGCAGCAAAGAACTCTTTCATCAAGACTTACTACGAAATAATTTCACTTACATAATCAGCCATGATATATATGACCCAGAATTTCTTGCCAGACAAAATTTAGAGCAAAGCGACCTTCGAATTCAATATGATTATGAGATGCTGGGATGTCCTCTTCTGGTATATCATGATGATCCTTGGTTGCCAGTTCTTGAGTTATGGGAAAACAGTGAATTTGTGGAGTACGTTTCTGCTGACTTTGTTATGTTTGAAGTAAATGGAATTCATAATTATGATTATCTCTTGACAGCTGTAGAAGCCAATTGCATCTCTCAACCTCAGAATTGGACCTCTTTGCTAAAAGAACAAGATTCTCCAGACCCAAATACTGCATGGAATAGAAAGAATTACGTAAACTGTGAGAATCCCAATGGACCTAAATTAGTATCACCTTCAGCCAAGTATCAAGTTCTTggtggaaaaacaaaaaacaaaataattttttcacAGTATAATGGATTATACATCTTTAAAGCTATTGTAGTGGACAATTTTTATAGTTATTGTGAGTTGTCTACATAtttctgtgtctatgtctatggTGCCCTCCCAAGCAGCTACATAAATCCTTGGGTAGCGCTAACAGTTTTTTtgactattatttttatttcaattttgatGGGATATATCTTACCGACATTATCACTCATAAAAATACCCTCAAAAGTTAAAATATCCTGA